GCCGTGCGGCGCCTGGGCGCGGAAGCTCACCTGCACGGTGGCCGTGCCGTTACTCGCGACGATTGGCGCGAGGCGCACCTGGGTCTGCCTGACCATCGCGCCGTTCGCGTCGAGCGGCAACGCGGCGTAGTCCGGGCAGCCTTGCGGCGTCGCGACCGCGCCGCCTGGCGGCGTGGTGCGCCACGTGAAGTCGTCGGTATCGCCCGAGCGCAGCGTGCGGGTCTCCTGAGCGTCGCCGAACGCCTTCGACGCCACCCGTACCGTGTAGCGGATCGGCCCGTCGGTTGCGGCCTTCGAGGTGACCGTAATCGGCGTGGCCGCGAGCGCGGGCAGCGCAATGACGCAGGAAACGGCGAGGACAAACTGGACGAGCGCCGCGCGGCGGCGGCGAGTATGGCGGGAGCTGCGGCAAGGCATGCGTCACCTCCTGGCGGGAACGGCCGCGCCCGTGGGCAATGGCGGCGTACGCAACGAACGCGGCAAGCCGCGAAAGGCCGGGTACGACGCACCGCTTGCGTGCGGCGGATGGTCGGTTACCAGTCTAGCGCGCTGCGCGCTGCCTTGCGCCGAGCGCATGCATCGAACGGACCAGGTTTTATCCTGCTTGTCATCGCGGGCAATTTGCTTGCCGTACGACCGCGCGCGGTCAAGCGACGGGCTTCATCCACATTGACGACCCGTTGTGCATACGCGGCGCGCAAAACGGCCTCGCGCTCACGGCGCCGCTACTTGCCGGCTGCTTCGAGACCCAGCGTCAGTTCCGCTGTCAGCTTCTGGCGCACGCGGCCATAGGCCGCCCAGGGATCGGCGTGCTCGATCTGGGTGAGCCGCGCGTCGATGGTCGCAAGCGTCCATTGCGCGCCACCCGTCGTCGACGCCAGTTCGTCCCAATCGATCGGCACGGACACGCCCATGCCCGGCCGCGCCCGCACGCCGTATGCGAGCGCCGTGCTCGCGCCGCGCGCATTGCGCAGATAGTCGATGAAGATCTTCTTCTTGCGGTGCTCGGGGCCCATGGTCGCCGTGATCTGCGTGGGCCAGACCGCGGCCAGATGCTGGGCAACCGCGCGAGCGAACGCCTTCGCATCCTCCCAGCCCGCGGCCGGCGTGAGCGGCACGACAATGTGCAGCCCCCTGCCGCCGCTCGTTTTGCAAAACGATTCGAGCTTGAGTTCCGCAAGCAATGCGCGCGTGGATTGCGCCACCTCGATCACGCGATCCCAGCCCAGCGCCGGATCGGGGTCGAGGTCGAAGAGAACCCGATCGGGCCGCTCGATGTCGTGAACGCTGGCGTTCCAGGTGTGCAACTCGATGACGTCCATCTGCGCAGCGCTGACCAGCGCGCGCGCCGTATCGATCGTCAGCAGCGGCGGATGGCCCGGGTCGAGCCCTTCGTGTTCGGTGAGTTCGGGCAGCGGCGCACGTGCGCTGTGGCGTTGAAAGAACATTTCGCCGCTCAAGCCGCGCGGTGCGCGCACGAGCGATACGGGGCGATCGCGCAGATGAGGCAGGATCCAGGGCGCCGCGCGCTCGTAGTAGCGCACGAGTTCGAGTTTGTGCGTGCCGCTGTCCGCATCGATGACGCGCCTCGTACTCGTGATGCGTATACCGTCGATTTCGGTTTCGGCCGCGTCGTCGCGCCGGCGCCGGGTGGTTCGAGGCAAGCGGTGCACGGACGCGGCAGGCGTGGCCGGCGCGGCGGCGTCCGATGTCCTGGCCCGCTCGCCGCGCGGCGTTCGGGCAGATGTCCTGGATGGGGCGTTGCGGGCGTCCTGCATACCGGTTCCCCTGGCGCCTTGGCGCACATGACGCGTCGCGCGACGCGAGTCGCGACACGTTCGGTTGACGGCACGCGGCGGCCGCCCCCCGTCGGACCGCCGCACGTGCTTTCATTGTGCCTCGAATGGGCGCTTTCGTCGCCGCAAGGTGACCGCAAGCGTGCGCGATAAACGGGGCAGCATCCGCCGGGAGCAGAAACGCGACGAAAGTGGCACGCGACCGCAGCGATCGGCGGGAAGTTACAATGACGGGCTTTGTCGCGTATTGCAGGGCGCCACTCAGGCGCTTGCGCGCGCGGCTGCGCCCTTTTCCATCGATTCCATCCGATCAATCCGACGACGCCGTGCGTCGGCTTTGCCCGTCCTGCCATGAACCTCGTCATCCAGAGTCCCGCCCCGCTCGACACCGTCCATCACAAGCCGCTCCTCGGCCTCGCCCGCGGCAGCCGCCTCACGCCGATCGACGCTCACGCGCTGCGCATCGAGCACGCCGAGCCGGCCCAGCGCGCCGATCTCGAGGTCTACTGCGGCACACACCAGCTCGACTACGCGTTCGTCGAAGCAGGCCGCACGCTGGCCGATTTCGGCCTCGTGGCGATGGACATGGACTCGACGCTCATCACGATCGAATGCATCGACGAAATCGCGGACTTCTGCGGCCTGAAGGCCGAGGTGGCGGCGATTACCGAAGCCTCGATGCGCGGCGAGATCAAGGACTTCAACGAAAGCCTCACGCGCCGCGTGGCGCTCCTCAAGGGGCTCGACGCAAGCGCGCTGGAACGCGTGTATGAGGAACGCCTGCAGCTTTCGCCGGGTGCCGAAAAGATGCTCGCGGGCGCGAAAGCCGCGGGCCTGAAAACGCTGCTCGTTTCCGGCGGCTTCACGTTCTTCACCGAGCGCCTGAAGGCGCGCCTCGGGCTCGACTACACGCGCGCGAACACGCTCGAAATCGTCGACGGCAAGCTCACGGGCCGCGTGATTGGCGAGATCGTCAACGCCGATGTGAAGGCACGCACGCTCGCCGAAACCTGTGCGCAGATCGGCATCGAGCCAGGCCGCGCCATCGCGATGGGCGACGGCTCGAACGACCTCAAGATGATGGGCGTGGCGGGTTTGTCGGTTGCGTTCCGCGCGAAGCCGGTGGTGCGCGAGGCTGCGAGCGTCGCGTTCAACTTCGTCGGGCTCGACGGCTTGCTGCGTCTGTTCTGATCCGGCTTTCGCGGCGCCTGGATAAGCCAACGGCCGCTCGTGTCCTCGTGGACGCGAGCGGCCGTTGTTGTTTCGCGCGGATTATTCAGGCGTGCTTGCTTTTTCTGCAAGCCTTGCGAGCGCGCGCTCGATATCAGCGCGCAGATCGGCCTCTTCTTCGAGACCGATGTAGAAGCGCACCAGCGTGCCGCGATGCGGCCAGCTCGCCGCCGTGCGCATCGAACCGACGTCGTACGGCATCGCGAGACTATGTGCCCCGCCCCAGCTCCAGCCCAACGCGAAGAGCTCGAGCGACTCGCAGAACGTGTCGATCTGCGCCGCACTGTAGCGCTCGTCGAACACGACCGAGAAAAGGCCGCCCGCGCCCGTGAAGTCGCGCTTGTAGAACTCGTGGCCCGGGCAGTCTTCGAACGCCGGGTGCAGCATCGCCGCGATTTCGGAGCGCGTCTTGAGCCAGCGTGCGAGCGCGAGCGCGGTGCGGTCGTGCGCCTCGAAACGCGCCTTCATGCTCGGCAGCGCACGCAGCACGAGCGAGCAATCGTCGACTGAGACACCGATGCCAAGCCGCATGCGCGCGGCCTTGAGCTTGAGATAAAGATCGCGGTCGGCGGTGATGGTCGCACCCATCAGCACGTCGCTGCCACCCGACTGATACTTGGTGAGCGCCTGCACCGAAATGTCGATGCCGTGCTCGAACGGCTTGAAGGCGAGGCCTGCCGACCACGTGTTGTCGATGGCCGTCACCACGTTGCGCGCCCGCGCCGCCGCGGTAATCGCGCGCACGTCGGGCACTTCCATCGTCACCGAACCCGGCGCTTCCAGCCAGATCAGCTTCGTGTTCGGCTGGATCAGTTCGGCGATGCCCGCACCGATCATCGGATCGTAATAGCGCACCGTGAGGCCGAAATCACGTGCGAGCCAGTCGCCATGATCGCGGTTCGGCGAATAGACGTTGTCGGGGATCAGCACGTCGTCGCCCGACTTCAGCAGTCCGAAGTAGACGTTCGAGATGGCCGAGAGGCCCGAGGGTTGCAGCAGCGCATGCGTGCCGCCTTCGATCTCGGCGATGCGCTTTTGCAGCATGGCCGAAGTGGGCGTGGCGTGCAGGCCGTAACGCCATTGCGCGTCGTTGCGCCAGTCGAGAGCGCGCACCGAAGCGAGGTCGGGAAACACCACGGTCGAAGCCCGCGTGACCGGCGCGGCAAACGATTCGAAGCCGGGCGTGAGGTCGTCTTGCGGGTGGATGATGCGCGTCTGCAACGCGCGGCTGGAGTCGGATTGGGTCATGTCGGTGCGAATTCGGTTGAGGCGCGAGGACGTTGCGGCGCGTGGCTTGCGCGAGTGGCGCGCACAACGCCGCAAAGCGAAGAGTAACACCCGTAGCGGCGCTTATTGCCCGATGACGAGATTGCTCACGCCGCTCACGGCATGAACGCCGTTTGGCGTCGATGCGGGCGTCGCTGCGGGTGCGCTCGCCGCGCCGGTCGAAACGGCCGGAGCCGCGCCCCCCGCCGCGATCGGCTTCAGGTCGAAGGGGACCGGGTGAGAGTCGTCCGGATCCATACGGTCGCCCGAAAGCGAGCCGTCTTCGGCGAACGTGCCCACCCAGTTGCCGGTGATATGCGTGCCGTCGTTCGAGTCCTCGGCTTCGAGCGTGGCGTCCGCGCGGTCGCCGGCGATCAGGTTCACTTCGCCCGTATCCGTGAACTGATATTCGCCATGCACGCCGGTCGGGTCGTCGTCGCCGGCTTTCGCGCCAAGGCGCATGACGATCTGACGCGTGCCGAGGGTGCCGACGTATTGCGGCAGCTTCGCGAACTCGGGGTTCGGCTTGAGCGTGGATTTGACCGGCGGCGGCGCGGCTGCATCCTGCGCACGCGCCGCGAACGGCAACGCCAGGACCATGGCCGCCGCCGCGGCGGCAACGATCCAGCCGCGCGCCTTGATGGCGCTGCCCCGTCGGACGGCCGTTTGCAGCGGCCGCTGTGCCTGCGTGTTTACTTCCATCTGAATCCTTCCTTCACTTGCACAGCTGGCGGGGCGCGGCGCGTATCAGATGCGCTCGAAGATGGCCGCAATACCCTGGCCGCCGCCGATGCACATCGTCACGAGCGCGTAGCGCCCCCCGATCCGCTGCAGTTCATAAAGCGCCTTCACGGTAATGAGCGCGCCGGTCGCGCCGATCGGGTGACCGAGCGAGATGCCTGAACCGTTCGGATTGACCTTGGCCGGGTCGAGCCCGAGTTCCTGCGAAACGGCGCAGGCCTGCGCCGCGAAGGCCTCGTTGGCCTCGATCACGTCGAGGTCGCTGACCTTGAGGCCGGCGCGCTCGAGTGCCTTCTGCGTGGCCGGCACCGGGCCGATGCCCATGTACGCCGGATCGACGCCCGCATGCGCGTACGAGACGAGGCGCGCGAGCGGCTTCACGCCGCGCGCACGCGCGGCGTCGGCGCTCATCAGCAGCACGGCGGCCGCCGCGTCGTTGATGCCCGACGCGTTGCCCGCTGTGACCGTGCCGTTCTCTTTCGCGAACACCGGCTTGAGCTTCGAGAAGTCCTCAAGCGTCGCGCCGTGGCGCACGTGCTCGTCGGCGTCGAACAGCACTTCGCCCTTCTTCGACTTGATCGAGACGGGCAGGATCTGATCCTTGAAGCGGCCTTCGGCGAGCGCGCGTTCCGCACGGCGGTGCGATTCGAGCGCAAGCGCATCCTGCGCCTCGCGCGTGATACCGAACTTCTTCGCGACGTTTTCCGCCGTCACGCCCATGTGGATCGTCTGGAACGGGTCGTGCAGCGCGCCGATCATCATGTCGACGAGTTGCGTGTCGCCCATGCGCTGGCCAAAGCGCGCGGCCGGCATCGAATATGGCGCGCGGCTCATGTTTTCCGCGCCGCCGCCGATCGCGATGTCGGCGTCGCCGAGCAGAATGGTTTGCGCCGCCGACACGATCGCCTGCAGGCCCGAGCCGCACAGGCGGTTCACGGTCAGCGCCGGCGCGTGCTGCGCGACGCCGCCGTTGATTGCGGCCACGCGCGCGAGGTACATGTCCTTGGGCTCGGTGTGCACGACATTGCCGAACACCACGTGGCCGACTGCGTCGCCTTCCACGTTCGCGCGCGAAAGCACTTCACGCACCACGCGTGCGCCGAGATCCGTCGGAGAGAAGTCCTTCAGGCTGCCGCCGAAGTCGCCGATTGCCGTGCGCACACCGCTTGCCACCACTACTTCGCGTTCCATAGTCTCGCTCCTTGATTTGCTGATTGGATGAATCTTGTTATTGGTGCGTTATTGGCGCGTTTCGCCCGGAGGCCGATCGGCGAGCAGGCGCTCGACGTCCTCGCGATACGGGATGGGAGCCACAGCGCCAAATCCCAGAGTCGAAAGCGCGGCGGCCGCATTGGCATAGCGCGCAGCCGCGAACGGATCGTCGCCGGCCGCGAGGCGTGCGACGAATGCGCCGCCAAAACAGTCGCCCGCGCCCGTGGCGTCGACGGCTGCGACCACGTGGCCCGGCACGACGCGCCGTTCGTCCGGCGTCGCGACGTAGGCGCCGTCCTTGCCCAGCTTCAGCGCAACCACGCGAGCACCGCGCGCGAGCAGGTAATCGACGATCGCGTCGCGGTCTTCGAGACCCGTGAGCACCGCCACGTCGTCCCAGCTAGGCAGGCAGATATCGGTGAGGCGCAGCACCTCGTTCATCACGGCACGCGCCCGCGCAAGCGGCCACAGTTTCAGACGGAGATTGGTGTCGAAGCTCACGCGTACGCCGTTGGCGCGCGCGTGCTCGACGGCGGCGAGCGCCGCGTCGCAGGCGCTGTCGCTGATCGCCACGCTGATGCCGGAAAGATGCAGCACGCGCGCAGCCGCAATGGCGTCGAGCGGCAGATCGCGCGGCGTGTAACGGCTGGCGGCCGACCCTTTACGCAGATAGTCGAAGGCATGGCCGTTCGGGCCATGCGAGACGAAGTAGACGCCGGTGGGCGCCGTAGCGTCCACGCGCACCGTCGACGTATCGACGCCTTCGCGCGCCCACAGGTCGGTCAGGAGGCGTCCGAAATGATCGTCGCCGACGGCCGAGACGAAACCCGTGCGCGCGCCCTGGCGAGCCGCCGCGATGGCGAAGTTCGACGTGTCGCCGCCAAAGCCTTGTAAATACTCGGGGCGGTCTTTCGACGCCTGGTTGAACTCGACCATGGCCTCGCCATAAGCGAGGACTTGCGGGGCGACGCTCGTCATGCCGGTCAGACCTCACCCCACAGATCGTGGCCGTCCGCGCCGGTGATCTTCACCGAAACGAAGTCGCCGACCTTGTAGCGCTTCGACGCCTTGGTCGCGGGCGCGACATAGACCACGCCGTCGATCTCGGGCGCATCCGCCGCGGTGCGGCCAATGCCGCCGTCGACGTTGATCTCGTCGATCAGCACCTTGAGCGTCTTGCCGACCTTGCGCTGAATACGCTTGGCCGAGACCTCCTCCGCCACTTCCATGAAGCGCGCGCGGCGCGCCTCGCGCACCTCGTCGGGCAGCGCGCCGTCGAGTTCGTTCGCCGTTGCGCCTTCAACCGGCGAATAAGCGAAACAGCCCACGCGGTCGAGTTCGGCCTCGCGAATAAAGTCGAGCAGCGTTTCGAATTGCTCTTCCGTTTCGCCAGGGAAGCCCGCAATAAACGTGCTGCGGATCGTGAGATCGGGGCACATCTCGCGCCAGGCCTTCACGCGCTCCATGACCTTTTCCGCGTTCGCGGGGCGCTTCATGCGCTTGAGGACTTCAGGATGCGCGTGCTGGAACGGCACGTCGAGGTACGGCAGCA
The Paraburkholderia acidiphila genome window above contains:
- the serB gene encoding phosphoserine phosphatase SerB; the protein is MNLVIQSPAPLDTVHHKPLLGLARGSRLTPIDAHALRIEHAEPAQRADLEVYCGTHQLDYAFVEAGRTLADFGLVAMDMDSTLITIECIDEIADFCGLKAEVAAITEASMRGEIKDFNESLTRRVALLKGLDASALERVYEERLQLSPGAEKMLAGAKAAGLKTLLVSGGFTFFTERLKARLGLDYTRANTLEIVDGKLTGRVIGEIVNADVKARTLAETCAQIGIEPGRAIAMGDGSNDLKMMGVAGLSVAFRAKPVVREAASVAFNFVGLDGLLRLF
- a CDS encoding cystathionine beta-lyase codes for the protein MTQSDSSRALQTRIIHPQDDLTPGFESFAAPVTRASTVVFPDLASVRALDWRNDAQWRYGLHATPTSAMLQKRIAEIEGGTHALLQPSGLSAISNVYFGLLKSGDDVLIPDNVYSPNRDHGDWLARDFGLTVRYYDPMIGAGIAELIQPNTKLIWLEAPGSVTMEVPDVRAITAAARARNVVTAIDNTWSAGLAFKPFEHGIDISVQALTKYQSGGSDVLMGATITADRDLYLKLKAARMRLGIGVSVDDCSLVLRALPSMKARFEAHDRTALALARWLKTRSEIAAMLHPAFEDCPGHEFYKRDFTGAGGLFSVVFDERYSAAQIDTFCESLELFALGWSWGGAHSLAMPYDVGSMRTAASWPHRGTLVRFYIGLEEEADLRADIERALARLAEKASTPE
- a CDS encoding sugar kinase gives rise to the protein MTSVAPQVLAYGEAMVEFNQASKDRPEYLQGFGGDTSNFAIAAARQGARTGFVSAVGDDHFGRLLTDLWAREGVDTSTVRVDATAPTGVYFVSHGPNGHAFDYLRKGSAASRYTPRDLPLDAIAAARVLHLSGISVAISDSACDAALAAVEHARANGVRVSFDTNLRLKLWPLARARAVMNEVLRLTDICLPSWDDVAVLTGLEDRDAIVDYLLARGARVVALKLGKDGAYVATPDERRVVPGHVVAAVDATGAGDCFGGAFVARLAAGDDPFAAARYANAAAALSTLGFGAVAPIPYREDVERLLADRPPGETRQ
- the bktB gene encoding beta-ketothiolase BktB; the protein is MEREVVVASGVRTAIGDFGGSLKDFSPTDLGARVVREVLSRANVEGDAVGHVVFGNVVHTEPKDMYLARVAAINGGVAQHAPALTVNRLCGSGLQAIVSAAQTILLGDADIAIGGGAENMSRAPYSMPAARFGQRMGDTQLVDMMIGALHDPFQTIHMGVTAENVAKKFGITREAQDALALESHRRAERALAEGRFKDQILPVSIKSKKGEVLFDADEHVRHGATLEDFSKLKPVFAKENGTVTAGNASGINDAAAAVLLMSADAARARGVKPLARLVSYAHAGVDPAYMGIGPVPATQKALERAGLKVSDLDVIEANEAFAAQACAVSQELGLDPAKVNPNGSGISLGHPIGATGALITVKALYELQRIGGRYALVTMCIGGGQGIAAIFERI
- a CDS encoding DUF6013 family protein → MPCRSSRHTRRRRAALVQFVLAVSCVIALPALAATPITVTSKAATDGPIRYTVRVASKAFGDAQETRTLRSGDTDDFTWRTTPPGGAVATPQGCPDYAALPLDANGAMVRQTQVRLAPIVASNGTATVQVSFRAQAPHGTQTVSSNGASLTCPAVVAHSEVAHLTMPTNGTAKTLKLSDGTQITISAQR
- the ligD gene encoding non-homologous end-joining DNA ligase; this translates as MPRTTRRRRDDAAETEIDGIRITSTRRVIDADSGTHKLELVRYYERAAPWILPHLRDRPVSLVRAPRGLSGEMFFQRHSARAPLPELTEHEGLDPGHPPLLTIDTARALVSAAQMDVIELHTWNASVHDIERPDRVLFDLDPDPALGWDRVIEVAQSTRALLAELKLESFCKTSGGRGLHIVVPLTPAAGWEDAKAFARAVAQHLAAVWPTQITATMGPEHRKKKIFIDYLRNARGASTALAYGVRARPGMGVSVPIDWDELASTTGGAQWTLATIDARLTQIEHADPWAAYGRVRQKLTAELTLGLEAAGK